A window of Paraburkholderia sp. ZP32-5 genomic DNA:
TCTACTATATCGAGATTCAAGCGCGTGAATGTGAACAAATGTAGCGTTGATATGCGTTGCTGTACCGGTACCTTTAGGCATATGGGGGTAACCGAATGATTCCTGGAGAGTACTGATGCAAACCAGTTTTGGCTCCCGGCGAGTACGAAAAGGAGTGGCTTCGCTGCTCCTCGTACTTCTCAGCGTATCCGCGCAAGCCGCCGTACAAACTAATGCGGCTACAGAGGCTTTGATCGATAGAGTCGTTTCGTTGACCGAGCGCGGAGACCCTGCCACGATGGAAAAGACAACGGCAGGCTATCTGATCGATGCTGTGAAAAAATTCAATGCCGGGGCTTCGGACGACACGTGGAAATCTGTTCGCAGTGACGTCAATGAGATTATTGCAAACAAAATCAGACCGGGATACGGAGAGCAAGCGCTTCTAACAAGATACTTCGTAGAAGACGCAAAGTTCTCCGATGATGAACTGAGGCATCTAATAACGATGCTGCAAGATCCCGTCATGCAAAGGTGGACCGTGGCGATGCGAGACAGCAACACGGCCAACTATATGGCGACGCTATCGCAGCAGGTAAATAATCAGATGTGGTTTGTCGTTTCTATCGTTTTGCGACGACACGGGCTACAAACAACGGACACGTCGTCTACGACGGCGAAACAGAGCCATTGAACGCGCGGGTTTGCGCAGGTCAATACGTGTATGGCGCGCCTTACACCCGCTCCTGTATCCGTCGCCTCACATACAACCGCCCCGGCGGCTCGAAGTAAGTTCCGAACCGCACAAGCCCGGCTTTCTTTAGATGGCACGTCATTTCGAAACTGACGAGCACACCGGGGTCCCCATCCTCGAGAATGTCGATATCGATTGCGCGAATACGTGGCTCATATTTCAGCAGCGTCGCCTCCATCTGCTGCCGGAGCGCGTGCGCCGACGACGGCAGCGCCTTGTAGATATTCGTCATATCCGGTAGCCCGTAGTCGGGCAGATGCTTGAGCGCGCCCGCGCGCGTGTTCAGGATGCGCTGTACGTTCTGCTGCACGCTCAGGCATTCGAGTGTGCGATCGTCGTATGCGTCGAGCGACTCGCCGCCGATCTGGCCGAGCAGCATGTCATAGAGAGAGGGTCCGGCGGGCATGATGCGGCTCCTGTCAAGCGATCACCGGTGTTGTCGTCGTATGCTCCACCGCGGCCTCTTCACGGTCCACAAAGTCGATCGTCAAATTGCCTTCCGGCGAACTGGTCAGTTGAATTTTTGCGGACGGGGTACCGCTTGCCATGCGCGCGAGCAATTCACGCGATATCGTGGGCAGGATGCGCTGATTAAGAAAAGCATCGACGTTGCGCGCACCCGATTCGCGCGCCAGACACAACTGTGCGATCGCGTCGATCAGCGATTCATCGCAGCTCAGTTCGACATCGTGCACGCGGCGCAAGCGCTCCGTGATCTTCGCGAGCTTCAGACGCACGATCGACGCAAGCGCGATTGCATCGAGTGGCCGATACACGAGCGTCTGGAAGCGCGCGAGCAGCGCCGGCTGAAAATGCGCGACGAGCTGCGGATGAATCGCGTCGAGCAGTTCGCTCTGCGAGACCACCGGGTTCTCCGTGGTCGCTTCGTCGATCTGCGCGCTGCCGAGATTCGACGTCATCAAGATCACGCAATGGCGGAAGTCGATCTCGCGCCCTTCGCCGTCGCGCATCATGCCGCGATCGAACACCTGATAGAACATGTCGAGCACGTCGCGATGTGCTTTTTCGACTTCATCGAGCAGTACCACGCTATACGGCCGTTGCCGTACCGCTTCGGTCAGGACGCCACCGCGACCGTAACCGACGTAGCCGGGCGGCGAGCCTTTAAGTTGCGAGACCGTGTGCGACTCCTGATATTCCGACATGTTGATCGTCGTGAGCGCGGCTTCGCCGCCGAACAGCAGGTCGGCGAGCGCCAGCGCCGTCTCGGTCTTGCCGACACCGGACGGTCCAGCAAGCAGAAACACGCCGAGTGGCGCATGTTCATTCGACAGCCCGGCCTTGCCGGTGCGCAGGCTTTCCGACAACGCCGCGAGCGCATCGTCTTGCGCGACGACGCGTGCCGCGAGCTGTGCTTCCAGCGTGAGCAGGCTTTGCAGTTCGTCTTCGACAAGACTGCCGACCGGCACACCGGTCCATTCGGCGACGACGCGCGCGATGGCCTGTGCGTCGACGTCCGCGAAGATCAGCGGCGCCTTGCCTTGAGCGCGCGCGAGTGCATGACGGGCCTGAGTGAACGCCACGGCATCGCGTGTGGCGGGATCGCCGTCGCGCTGCAGATGCAGTGTCTGGACGAGTTCGCGTTCCCTGTCGTAACGCGCTTGCAGGTCGGCGAGGTCGGCGTGGGCCGTGGCGAGCGCGGCGTCGAGCGTGTTGTGACGTGCTTCGAGCGCGTCGATGCCGGCGCGGCTGTCATCGTCGAGGGTCGCATGTTCGAGTTCCAGCGCCGCGACCACCGCGCGCGCGCGTTGCAGTTCCGCGGGCGGCGCCTCCAGACCCATGCGTACGCGCGCGGCGGCAGTGTCGATCAGATCGACGGCCTTGTCCGGCAGTTGCCGCGCGGGGATGTAGCGGCGCGACAGTTTGACGGCAGCGATCAGTGCTTCGTCGCGGATATGCACGTTGTGGTACGTCGCATAGCGGCTCTTCAGGCCGCGTAGCATCAGGCAGGCCGCGTCGTCGTCCGGCTCATCCACTTTGATCATCTGGAAGCGGCGTTCGAGCGCGGCGTCGCGCTCGAAGAACTCCTTGTATTCGGACCAGGTGGTTGCAGCGATTGTGCGCAACTCGCCGCGCGCGAGCGCCGGCTTCAGCAGATTCGCGGCATCGGCGCCGCCGGCCGCGTTGCCCGCGCCGATCAGCGTATGTGCTTCGTCGATAAAGAGCAGGATCGGCTCGGCCGATGCCTGTACTTCATCGATCACGTTCTTCAGCCGCTGTTCGAATTCGCCCTTGACGCCGGCGCCCGCCTGCAACAGTCCGAGATCGAGCGTGAGGATGCGTACGTCGCGAATCACGTTCGGCACGCTGCCTTCGGCGACGCGCAGCGCGAGACCTTCGACGAGCGCCGTCTTGCCGACGCCCGGCTCGCCGACGAGGATCGGATTGTTCTTGCGGCGTCGCGCGAGCACGTCGACCATCTGCTGGATTTCGCGATCGCGGCCGAACACCGGATCGATGCCGCCGCGCCTGGCCTTGTCGGTCAGATCGATGGCGAAGCGGGCGAGGGCGTCGGCGCTGGCAAATGATGTCTGTTTTGCTCGCGTCTCGCCCGTTGTAGTTGACGTGTTTTCCGCGCGTTGGGGTGTTCGCACGTTACCTGCATGCACTGCGGTGATCGGACCGTCCGCCGACGTGGGTGTTGCAGGCTCGGAATCGTCCACCGCGGGCTCTTCCGGTTCGCTTTCACACGATCGATGCGCGATACGCGGCAGCACCCGCTGGACCTGCGCGCTGCTGACCGACAACAGCGGCCATGCGTTCTGTGCGCGCAGCAGATGCGGCGCATCGGCGAGCGCCTGCAACAGATTAGCTGAGCGGATCTGCGCGTCGTCAGTCTGCGACGATGCATGCACCCATGCATCCTTGAGCAACGCGGCGAGTTGCGGCGCGAGCGCCGGCTTGCCGCGCAGGTTACGCGGCAGATGATCGATCGCGGCGAGCAGCGCATCCCAAACCGCTTCGATATCGATCGTGTAATGCCGCAGGATCGCCGGGATGTCGCCGTCGGCGGCTTCGATCAGCTTCAGCAGCCAGTGCTCGACGGTGATCTCGTCGGCGAGCCGCGTCTGGCAAAGACTCGCCGCCGCTTCCAGTGCTTTCGCGCAGTGCGGATTGAGTCGGCGCAGCAGATGAGTGGTGTCCCAAAGGGCGTTTCTTCGGTCGTCGCGCAAGGTCATGTCGGCAGTCCGGTCGCGGAAGGCAATGGCGGGCGCCAGATTCGCTCGCCGCCAGAAAAGGAATAAGGGACCAGCCCGGGATGCGGACTGGTCGGCATGCGTTGATGCACGTCAGTGCGTCAATGCAACGGTGCATTGACGCGTCGGCGTACCGGTTGCATCAACAGGCCGGCCGCAACACACCGGCTGCTCGTGCATGCTCAAACGCGCGGATCTCAGGAACGCTCGTTCCACGTGTCCTTATGGATGATGTTGCCGTCCTTGTACGACCACGTGATCGTCTCGTAGCGCAACTCGACGTCTTCGAGATGGTTGTGCTTCTCGTAGTCCGGGTTCTTGATGTCGAACATTTTCGGCCGCACCGCGACGATCTTCACGTTATCCAGCTTGGTGTTGAAGTACTCCTTCTCCTTGCCGGCATCGTCGATCTTGTACCACTTGATTTCGACCGACTTCAGCGTCTGGCCGCTCGTCACTGCCTTGTACAGATAGGGCGTCGACGCATCGGTTTCCTTCGTCAGCGTGATCGGCTTGTGCACGCGCGTTCCGGTCAGCTTGCCGGTGTTGCCGTCGGTTGGAATATGGACGCCATGATCGAACGCGACGAGTTCGACGCTGCCTTCGCGTTCCTGCACCGTCACCGACCCCTTGATGTCGGCGCCGCCATCGTCCTTGAGCCACATGTAGGCTGGAATTGCCATGCTTTACTCCTATCTTTACTGCTACGACAACCGCCCGGAGCTAGCCCCCGAGCTTCAGAATCCCGAAGCGCGGTGCTTCGGGGACTAAAGATCTGTTTGCCTGAGGAGGGGGGACTACTTCCCGGCGTCCGGCACGAGCGTGATCTCCACGCGCCGGTTTTTCGCGCGACCCTCCGGTGTTTCGTTACTCGCGATCGGGCGCGTATCGCCGTATCCCTGGATCGCGAATTGCGTGGCCGCGATACCTGATGCATCGGTCAGCCAATCGCGCACAGCCTCGGCGCGCGCCGTGGAGAGCTTCAGGTTGCTCTGCGGATTGCCGACGTCGTCGGTATGACCGGCAACCAGAATCCGCTTGTCCGGATGCGTCTTGATCATTTCGAGCGCGCCGACCATCGCGCGCGTCGAACCGGGCTTCAGTTGCGCACGGCCACTGTCGAACAGCGACATGCTGTCGAGCGTGACGATCGCCGGCGGTGGGGGCGGCGGCACGTACGATCCGATCGCATCATTGAGCGCCGGCAGCAATCGCGCGCCGCGATACATGCCGAACGACAGATGCAGTGGCACGCCGATGCGCGCGTAACGATCGAGCCGGTCACGGTCGCTAACGAGCGCTTGCAGCGCGTCGCGCTTCGCCGCATCGTGCGCGGCGGGGATCATCGAATAGCGACCGAGATCGGCGCTGATGCGGCCGAACAGTGCTTCGTTGTTTTTCGCGCTGGACCAGAACGTGACGGCTGCCGCGCAGGCGAGCAGCGCGAGCGCATGCGCGAGGGCGGCGCTGCGCGGCGATATCCAGTAGCGCCGCGGCATCGCCTCGATCAGCGGCTGCGGCAATGGCCACGGCAGTGGTGATGCGGCGACGGCGGCGAGCGTCACGCACGTTTGCCGCTGCACGTCGCGTTCCCACGGATTGGGCGGGCCGCTCGCGGGACCGCGGTCGATCCAGCCCGCGCCGAATAGCGCCCACGGCGTGGCCGGTTGCAGACGGTCGGTCAGCGTGCCGATCACGACGCGCTGCGTCCAGCCGATCAGCGCCGCCAGAGCTGCGGCGCGCGCCGCGCTTGTTGTCGCGGCGATGCTCGTGCCGGCGTTCGCAGCGCTCATGGTGCTGCAGTTCCCCGTGGACGCGCGTTGCACTTCGGTTTCAGCCGCGTGGATCACCGCGTCAAAACGCGCTGTATCGACGCTGCCCGAAGCCGACGACGCCCCATACCACGTGGGCACTGAAACATCGGCCGTGCCACGCGTAAGCCGCTGATAGACCGCGACATAGCCAGGCAGACGCGTGCCGAGCGTGCGAGCCGCATCGGCGAGCGCCTGACGCGTGACGCGCAGTTTTTGCGTGAGCATGTCCGTGTCGACATGCAGCGCAGGCGCAACCGATAACACCACGCCATCGGGTGCGCGTCCGTCCCGCCACTGCCTGACGGCGACCGCGAGATGTCGTAGCTCCTGCGGCTGGTCGACGCGCAGCCAGATCGCGCCTTCGCCGACGTGCGCGAAGCGTTCTTCATCGTTGCGGTTGAAGATGGCCGGCAAGCCGTCGCCCGTGACCAGCATGAGCGGCATGCGGATGCGCAGTTTGGGCGGAATATCGACGGTCGCGGCGCCAAGCGCGGCCAGCGCGTGTTGACTCTGTTCGCGCGCACGAGACAGCCACACGCTGCGCCACACCACCAGCACCAACGCGACCAGGCCAATGATGGCGGTCAGCGCCCACACCGTACCGTGTCCCGTCGGCAGCATGAACCAGCTCACCGCCAGCGCCAACGCAGCCGCAAATACGATCAACGTGCGCAACGGATAACCGAGCCCTTCGTAAGCACGATCGGGCACACGTGTCGGCGTCGCGGACAGCACAGGCAGATCGGACTTCACGGCTGGTTGATCCTCGCGTGCACGAGCTGGGCCACTTGCGCGTCGAGCGCGGCCGACCAGACCAACCAGACGATCGCCGCGATGACGCACGTGAGCCCCGCAATCGCCCACGGCGACAACCGATAAAGCCAGTCAGAGAGCCGGCGCCCGGGACGGTCCGCAATAAAGGTTTGTGTCGGCGTTGCGCGCAGCTTTTCTAGTTGTGTATTCAGCGAAGCGATCAGCGCCGAGCGTTTCGCCTCGCCGTCGCGCGCGTAACGGCCGATAAAGCCGAGGCTCAGAATGGCCGCATAGCATTCGAGCAGATCGACTTGCGGCGACGCCTCGCGCATACGCGCTTCGAGACGTTCGAACACCCGCTCGCCCGCGTCATGCAGGTTGAAACGGTCGACCTGCAGCGGCTTCATCTCCCAGCCGGCGCGGCTTTCAGCGGATAGATGGCGTAGCGCGATTTCGTCGAGCAGCCCGCATTGCGCGACGAGCGCGTCTTGTTGCACGTCGCGTGCATAGCCGCGGCGCTCGAGCGCGCTCGAAAAATTCTCGATCAGTTGTCTGCAACGGTCGCGGAAGTCGGCCGGGTTATCGGCTTGACCATTGGGCGCGAACGTCGTGACGAGCAGTGCGGTGTCGCGCAGCAGATCGCGGATACCCGTGCGTGTCTCGCGGCCCACGCCGGGACCGCCGTCGAGCAGCGCTGATTCATGGTGGCTTCGGGTCAGTGCGTTCATGAGCGCAGCACCGCATAGAGTTCGAGCGACGCGTCGGGCACCGACGCCGGCAGATAAATCTGGCATGCGCGCGCCGCGAGCATCTTCGCGTGCGCGACGCTGGCTGGATCGAGCGCGAAGTATTGATTGTCCAGACGCACGGGAATTGCGGCCGGCACGCGCGGCACCGCCTTCAGCGGAATGCCGAGCAGCGCTGAATTGATGATGTGTTCGACGTCGTCGGGCGCGCCGATCTTGCATAGGCGCGGGAACTGTTCGGCAAGCTCGAACGCCGGCAGCGGCGCATTGACCGACAGATACCAGTCGGCCGCGCCTTCGACGATGCGCTCGTCGAGGAACTGGCCGGCCCATGTGGTCGTGCTTTTGCGGGTGAGGCCGATCGACACCACGCGCGACGGAATGATCGCGTCGAGCAGATCGCGGATCGTCGTTTCGAGCTTCGCGAAGATCTCGTCGGCACGCGCGTGATCGTAGGCGGGAATGTCGGTGAGTTGCGCGAGCGTTGAAAACGTCATCAGCGCGCTCGCCAACTGCGCGAGCGTGCCGTACAGCTGTTCCGGCGAGCGGCGCGGATGCGATGCGTAAAGCCGCAACTGGGGCCACGCCGCGTGAATGCAATGCAACAGCCAGAACAGTTGCACATCGGCGACGCCATATTCGGCGACCTGTTCGAGCCGTTCGCTGCGGCGCGCGCCGAGCGCCGCGCTCTTCGCCTGCAGGATTTCGGCGACACGACTGATGCGTTCGAGATGCAGCGGATGACTGCCGAGCGTCAGACACGGCGGCACGAAGCGATGATCGACCTGGAACTGACCGCTGGTCGTGCGCACGAGCCGCGCGATCGCACAGACCGTGTCGTCCGCGTGCGATTCGAAATCGAATAGCAGGCGCAGCGCATGACGTTCCGCGGCGATTTCGGTTTCGCCGCTGCCGTTCAGATCCGCGACCTTGACGAACTCGCGATACGCGCGACGTGGACGCGCAAGCGGCGTTTCGTCGAAGCGACAGTTGTTGCCGTTTGCATCGGGTAGAGCGAGCGCGGCCAGTACGACGACGCTCTGCCGATCGGCGGGCACACCTTGCGTCAGATCACGCGCGAGCGGCAACGCATCGGCCGCGGTAGTGTCGACTGGCGTGCCGTCCGGAAAGCGCAGCTTGAGCCGTGTGAGCTTCAGGCGCCCCGTGGCCAAAGCCTCTTCGTCGACTTCGACGCCGAGCGTGCCCCAAGGCTCGGCGAGCGCGGCGGTTGCGAATTGCTGCAGCGCGAATCCGGCCCATCGTTCCTGTTGCTGGAAGTGCTGCTGCGTGAGGATGAGCCCCTCATGCCACAGCGGTTTGTCGATCCGCATAGGTGTGGTGTGTCGCTGGATGTTGATTATGTCGGGTTATTCGAAGCGCGAATTATATATGGAGTTTTTGCTAATCGTATACCCATATTTTATTTTATGTAGAAAATTCACACATATTCAGATTGAGTTTATTTTGATATAGAAGAAATCGTCAATTTTATCTGTCATGAAGTGTGTCTTTTCCGGATGAATGTCAAATCAATGTTCGGTGAATTAACGAATATCTAAAAAATCAATGGAAGATGGAAGGGCCTGCAGATAAGGGTTTGGGCGATTTTTTGATGCGCCTATACACTGACAATGAACCACAAGTCAAATCGACGTTATCTTTAAAAAGTATGATCGTGACCATTGTTGACAATTGTTCGTGTATAAATGTGCAGAATGAGCTTCGGCGATGTATCGTTAGCCCTGTTTTAATACCGCCTGCGCTAAATGTCGCGCGAATTGCCGCGCAATAAGGCGTCGGCGTTATTTCCTTTGCGTGTCGCATATAAACGCGTCTGAGTGCATGCGCACGAAAGGTGTCACCGCATCGCAACGGACGGGTTCTGCGGGGCGTCTCGAACCTGATTACATGAGGAACACAAATGGACAGCTTTCAGCGCGAAATTCCGAAGAGTCGCGTCTCCATCACACTGGATCTGCACACCGGCGGCGCCCAGAAGAAGATCGAGCTGCCGCTCAAGCTGCTCGTCGCGGGCGACTTCAGCGCAGGCCGCGAGCAGGCGCCGCTTGCCGAGCGCAAGAAGGTGAACATCGATAAAAACAACTTCGACGCAGTGCTCGCCGACTATGCGCCGGACCTGAAGATTGCGGCCGAGAACACGCTCGCCGACGACGGTTCCGAGCTGCCGGTCAAGCTGTCGTTCCGTTCGATGAAGGACTTCGAGCCGGAGCAGGTGGCTCGGCAGATTCCGGAACTGCAGGCGTTGCTCGCGATGCGCAATCTGCTGCGCGACCTCAAATCGAACCTGCTCGACAACGGCACGTTCCGCCGCGAGTTCGAAAAAATCCTGAAGGACAAGCGCCTGTCGGACAGGCTGCGCGGCGAACTCGCGCAGATCGCGACGGCCGCTACCCAGCCGGAAGGCCATGCCTGAGCGGCGCCGATCGAAGACCGCCTTTACCGCATTTCGTACCCACCTAGCTCCAGGAACGCAGACAGGAACAACCATGGAACAGAACGAATCCCGCCGGGGTGCAACCGAGACCGTTGTGCTCAACGCAGCGCAGGAAGCGTCGGTCGCCGGTGACAGCGTGTATGCATCGCTGTGCAATAAGATCAACCTCAAGCCCGTGTCCGAAGCACGTCCGCTCGAGGCGTTCCGCGACAACGACATGCTCTCCGAGGCCTCGGCCGACGAGCGCATCGCGCGCGGCATCGGCGCGTTTCTCGATCTGGTCGCGCAATCGAGCCAGCCGGTCGATCGTCTCGACAAGTCGTTGCTCGACTTTCATATCGGCCAGCTCGACCGGCAGATCGGCCGCCAACTCGACGCGGTGCTGCACACGCCCGAGTTCCAGGCGCTCGAAGGCCGCTGGCGCGGCCTGAAGATGCTCGTGTCGCGCACGGACTTCCGTAAGAACGCGCGCATCGAAGTGCTCGATGTGTCGAAGGAGGCGCTGCAACGCGACTTCGAAGATACGCCGGAACTGATCCAGAGCGGCCTGTATCGCCTCACGTACATCGAGGAATACGACACGCCGGGTGGTCAGCCGATCAGCGCGCTGATCAGCGATTTCGAGTTCGCGAATTCGCCGCAGGACGTCGCGCTGTTGCGCAATATCTCGAAGGTTGCCGCCGCCGCGCACATGCCGTTCATCGGTTCGGTGGGGGCCGCGTTCTTCGGCAAGAAGTCGATGGAGGAGGTCGCCGCGATTCAGGACATCGGCAACTACTTCGATCGGGCCGAGTACATCAAGTGGAAGAGCTTCCGCGATACCGACGACGCACGTTATGTCGGCCTGACGATGCCGCGAGTGCTTGGTCGCCTGCCGTACGGTAAGGACACGACACCGGTGCGTGCGTTCAACTACGAGGAAGCGGTCAAGGGTCCGGATCACGACCGTTACCTGTGGGTCAATGCATCGTTTGCGTTCGCGGCCAACATGACCCGCAGCTTTGTCAACAACGGCTGGTGCGTGCAGATTCGCGGTCCGCAGGCTGGCGGCAAGGTCGAGGACCTGCCGGTTCATCTGTATGACCTCGGCACGGGCGTACAGCCGAAGATTCCAACGGAAGTGCTGATTCCGGAAACCCGCGAGTTCGAATTTGCCAATCTCGGCTTCATTCCGCTGTCGTTCTACAAGAACCACGACTTTGCATGCTTCTTCTCGGCCAATTCGACGCAGAAGCCCGCGCTCTACGAGACGAAGGAAGCCACCGCGAACAGCCGCATCAATGCGCGGCTGCCGTACATCTTCCTGCTGTCGCGTATCGCGCATTACCTGAAGCTGATTCAGCGCGAGAACATCGGCACGACCAAAGACCGGCGTCTGCTCGAAATCGAGCTGAACAACTGGATCAAGGGTCTCGTGACCGAAATGAAGGACCCGGGCGATGAGTTGCAGGCATCGCATCCGCTGCGCGAGGCGAAAGTGACGGTCGAGGATATCGAGGACAACCCCGGCTTCTTCCGCATCAAGCTGTTCATCATCCCGCACTTCCAGGTTGAGGGCATGGACATCGGGCTTTCTCTGGTGTCGCAGATGCCGAAAGCGAAGAGCTGATCCGAGGTTTTCGGTGTGAACTGCCGGGGCACTCGTGCGTGCCCCGGTGGTGCTGCTTTGATTGCGTATCCGGAGGGAATTGCATGTCGATGGTTATGCCGTTGCAGGCTTATGAATTGAAACTGGCGCCGCATCCGGCGCCGTTCTCGATCCTGAAGTTCACTGGCGTCGATCGCGTCAGTGAGCTGTACAGGTACGAGATTGAATTCACAAGCGCGGTAGCGGGTATTCCGATGGATCAGGTTCTCGGGCGTCCGGCACGGTTCACTGTCGAGCCGGGCGATCCGAATATCGACTATCTGCGCAAGATGTTCGGCGAGAACGCCGAGAAGTTCAGCACGAAGCCGCCGGCGCATACGATCCACGGCATTGTGACGAAGTTCGACGAATTCGACACGTCGGAGGATGAAACGCGTTATCGGGTGATCGTCGAGCCGAAGCTCGCCGATCTCGATCGAGGTGTGACGAGTCGGCTGTTTCAGAAGCAATCGGTCGAGGAAATCATCACCGATACGTTGCGGCACTTCGGGTATCGAAGCGGAGTGGATTTTGTATTTCAGCTGCGTGGTCAGTACAAACGCCACGAGTACGTCACGCAGTATCACGAGACGACGTTCGCGTTTATTCAGCGCTTGTGCGCGCGCGAAGGGATCTGGTTCCGCTGGGAGCAGAAGAAGGATCGCGCGACGATTGTGTTTGGCGACGATCTCGACGCGTACGCGCGCAAGCAACGGACGGTGCCGTTTCGACGCGATACGGGGCTCGAGAGTGTGGGTGCCGATGCGATCAAGACGCTTCGGCGACGCACGCGACGGGTGCCCGAGTCGGTGCGGTTGCACGACTATAACCATCGGCAGGCTGGGGTTTCGCTGCTCGTCGAACAGAATACGTCGCGCGGTGACGACACGACGAATGCCGTCGATTATCACTGGGGCGAGCATTACGAAACGCCGGAAGAAGGTCAGCGCATTGCACAGTTGCGGCATGAAGCGCATCTGGCTAAACAGATTACTTTTATCGGGACTGGCAATCCGTTCTGGCTTGAGGCGGGCGAGGTCATGGCCGTCGATCCGAATCCGGCCGATGCTAAGTACGGGATCTTCGTTACGTCAGTGCGCTCGCATGGGGCGCGGAATCAGGCGTATCGGGTGACGTTCGAGGGGATTCCTTCGGATCGGGTGTGGCGCACTTCGATGGAGTCGATTCAGCGGCCTGCTATCGATGGCATTTTGCCGGCGCGGGTGACGTCGCCGGGTAGCTATAAGTATGCGTATCTGACCGAGCAGGGCTGGTATGTGATCGTGTTGCCGTTCGATCTGGACACGTGGAGTCCGGGTGGGACGAGTCGGCCAGTGCGGTTTGCCAAGCCCTATAGTGGGGATGACTATGGGCATCATTTTCCGCTGATTGACGGGGCGGAAGTGGCGATCGTGTTTACCGCCGGCGATCCGGATCGGCCTGTGATCATCGGCGCGATGCACGATAGTCTGCATCTGGATCTCGTCAATAACCTCAATAACACCCGGAATATCGTTCGTACCGCTGCTCAGAATGAGATGCGGATGGAAGATAAGGAAGGGGTTGAGCATATTCATCTCACTACGCCGTTTCAGACCAGTGAGCTCAATCTTGGGCATATGGTCGATGCCGATCGGAAGGAGCGGGGGCGGGGGGCGGAGCTGCGCACGGATGAGCACGTGGCGGTGCGTGGGGCGAAGGGGGTGTTGATTTCGGCCGAACAGCAAGCCGCCGCGGCTGGTCAGCAGCTCGCGATGCAGGATGCCGACGACACGTTCCGGCAATCCGAAGACATTCTGAGGTCGCTCAATGAAAGTGCTGATGCGGCAAAGGCATTGTTGGCGGAAGTCACAAGACAACGTGCTCTTGTCGAACAGAATCTGTCTCAACTGAAGAAGTCTGTGGTAGTCGCGACTGCGCCAGACGGGATGGGCCTTGCGAGCGGCAGCGACTTTCAACTCGCGGCGCGTAAGCAACTGTTTCTTACCGCTGGCGACGGGCTCGATATCGGCGTGATGAAGCGCATTGCGATCGCCGCGGGCGAAGCGATTTCCGTTTTTGCAGCCAGATTCGGCATCCGCATTTTCGCCGCGAAAGGCAAGGTTCAAATGCAGGCGCAAGGCGACGCAATGGAGCTGATGGCACTCAAAAGCATGACGATCAGTTCATCGACCGATGAGGTGAAGATCACGGCATCGAAGGGCATCACGTTGGGTGACGGCGCGGGAGCCTACGT
This region includes:
- the tssK gene encoding type VI secretion system baseplate subunit TssK; this translates as MRIDKPLWHEGLILTQQHFQQQERWAGFALQQFATAALAEPWGTLGVEVDEEALATGRLKLTRLKLRFPDGTPVDTTAADALPLARDLTQGVPADRQSVVVLAALALPDANGNNCRFDETPLARPRRAYREFVKVADLNGSGETEIAAERHALRLLFDFESHADDTVCAIARLVRTTSGQFQVDHRFVPPCLTLGSHPLHLERISRVAEILQAKSAALGARRSERLEQVAEYGVADVQLFWLLHCIHAAWPQLRLYASHPRRSPEQLYGTLAQLASALMTFSTLAQLTDIPAYDHARADEIFAKLETTIRDLLDAIIPSRVVSIGLTRKSTTTWAGQFLDERIVEGAADWYLSVNAPLPAFELAEQFPRLCKIGAPDDVEHIINSALLGIPLKAVPRVPAAIPVRLDNQYFALDPASVAHAKMLAARACQIYLPASVPDASLELYAVLRS
- a CDS encoding type VI secretion system Vgr family protein — encoded protein: MSMVMPLQAYELKLAPHPAPFSILKFTGVDRVSELYRYEIEFTSAVAGIPMDQVLGRPARFTVEPGDPNIDYLRKMFGENAEKFSTKPPAHTIHGIVTKFDEFDTSEDETRYRVIVEPKLADLDRGVTSRLFQKQSVEEIITDTLRHFGYRSGVDFVFQLRGQYKRHEYVTQYHETTFAFIQRLCAREGIWFRWEQKKDRATIVFGDDLDAYARKQRTVPFRRDTGLESVGADAIKTLRRRTRRVPESVRLHDYNHRQAGVSLLVEQNTSRGDDTTNAVDYHWGEHYETPEEGQRIAQLRHEAHLAKQITFIGTGNPFWLEAGEVMAVDPNPADAKYGIFVTSVRSHGARNQAYRVTFEGIPSDRVWRTSMESIQRPAIDGILPARVTSPGSYKYAYLTEQGWYVIVLPFDLDTWSPGGTSRPVRFAKPYSGDDYGHHFPLIDGAEVAIVFTAGDPDRPVIIGAMHDSLHLDLVNNLNNTRNIVRTAAQNEMRMEDKEGVEHIHLTTPFQTSELNLGHMVDADRKERGRGAELRTDEHVAVRGAKGVLISAEQQAAAAGQQLAMQDADDTFRQSEDILRSLNESADAAKALLAEVTRQRALVEQNLSQLKKSVVVATAPDGMGLASGSDFQLAARKQLFLTAGDGLDIGVMKRIAIAAGEAISVFAARFGIRIFAAKGKVQMQAQGDAMELMALKSMTISSSTDEVKITASKGITLGDGAGAYVKIANGRIELASPSGQVDVKGNLEVDGPAGGNFAFPSWSGVPVKDVKGNMSFGFSE
- the tssC gene encoding type VI secretion system contractile sheath large subunit, translated to MEQNESRRGATETVVLNAAQEASVAGDSVYASLCNKINLKPVSEARPLEAFRDNDMLSEASADERIARGIGAFLDLVAQSSQPVDRLDKSLLDFHIGQLDRQIGRQLDAVLHTPEFQALEGRWRGLKMLVSRTDFRKNARIEVLDVSKEALQRDFEDTPELIQSGLYRLTYIEEYDTPGGQPISALISDFEFANSPQDVALLRNISKVAAAAHMPFIGSVGAAFFGKKSMEEVAAIQDIGNYFDRAEYIKWKSFRDTDDARYVGLTMPRVLGRLPYGKDTTPVRAFNYEEAVKGPDHDRYLWVNASFAFAANMTRSFVNNGWCVQIRGPQAGGKVEDLPVHLYDLGTGVQPKIPTEVLIPETREFEFANLGFIPLSFYKNHDFACFFSANSTQKPALYETKEATANSRINARLPYIFLLSRIAHYLKLIQRENIGTTKDRRLLEIELNNWIKGLVTEMKDPGDELQASHPLREAKVTVEDIEDNPGFFRIKLFIIPHFQVEGMDIGLSLVSQMPKAKS
- the tssB gene encoding type VI secretion system contractile sheath small subunit, encoding MDSFQREIPKSRVSITLDLHTGGAQKKIELPLKLLVAGDFSAGREQAPLAERKKVNIDKNNFDAVLADYAPDLKIAAENTLADDGSELPVKLSFRSMKDFEPEQVARQIPELQALLAMRNLLRDLKSNLLDNGTFRREFEKILKDKRLSDRLRGELAQIATAATQPEGHA